From the genome of Muricauda sp. SCSIO 64092, one region includes:
- a CDS encoding helix-turn-helix domain-containing protein — protein MEEPFIYGFLSAIHIMAGLQGLLLATILLFSKRFGSTSNRFFAMTLLGVSIIVCYDFFYYSFEEEELPLVIQYMPIYIRTAIPIGLYFFVRYLINPKSRLNKWERFWYLPILVEVFIELAYIPVNFFLEEDIIVSAEYALLITEESIGLLTNVVLLTLVVQKINRYQKFLLNHYSTLSGKSLIGLRNLIIIFLVIVVIWLLSHMQFILGYDNEGIYTLVSLGLILFLFLMGYFVILHYSLFKVVPYDPGKTHLKAKKKLSPKTDEYHQKLLNMMETETVYTDPELNLPYLAELLKISPGYLSQIIKEKEGKNFFEFVNQYRVAEAKKKLVDTDYNQYSIMGIALESGFNSKSTFNSLFKKYTGQTPSSFKKSFQASH, from the coding sequence TTGGAAGAACCTTTTATATATGGCTTTCTCAGCGCCATACACATAATGGCGGGGCTCCAAGGGCTGCTTTTGGCAACAATTCTCCTTTTCAGCAAAAGGTTTGGATCTACATCCAATCGGTTTTTTGCCATGACCCTTTTGGGGGTCTCCATAATTGTTTGCTATGACTTCTTCTACTATTCCTTTGAAGAGGAAGAACTGCCCTTGGTCATTCAGTACATGCCCATTTACATAAGGACTGCAATTCCCATAGGGCTTTATTTCTTTGTCCGTTATTTGATCAATCCAAAAAGCCGATTGAACAAATGGGAACGCTTTTGGTACCTGCCCATTTTAGTGGAAGTCTTTATAGAACTGGCCTACATTCCAGTTAATTTCTTCTTGGAAGAAGATATCATAGTCAGTGCGGAATATGCACTTCTTATAACCGAAGAATCCATTGGACTTCTCACAAACGTTGTTTTACTGACCTTGGTTGTTCAAAAAATAAATCGCTATCAAAAGTTTCTTCTAAACCATTACTCGACCCTTTCCGGGAAAAGTCTGATAGGATTACGAAACCTTATCATCATCTTTTTAGTGATAGTGGTTATTTGGCTTTTGAGTCATATGCAGTTTATTCTCGGGTATGACAATGAGGGCATCTACACTTTGGTATCCCTGGGATTGATTCTTTTTCTTTTTTTGATGGGTTATTTTGTGATTTTACACTATTCCCTATTTAAGGTCGTCCCTTATGATCCGGGAAAAACGCATTTGAAAGCCAAAAAAAAGCTATCCCCAAAAACGGACGAATACCACCAAAAACTACTGAACATGATGGAAACCGAAACGGTTTATACCGATCCGGAGCTAAACCTTCCATATTTGGCGGAACTACTCAAAATCAGCCCAGGGTATCTTTCCCAGATCATTAAGGAAAAGGAGGGCAAAAACTTCTTCGAGTTCGTCAACCAATATCGTGTAGCGGAGGCAAAAAAGAAATTAGTGGATACCGATTACAATCAATACAGTATCATGGGAATTGCCCTGGAAAGTGGTTTCAACTCAAAATCCACTTTCAATTCCCTGTTCAAAAAATATACCGGGCAAACGCCTTCTTCGTTTAAGAAATCATTTCAAGCTTCGCATTGA
- a CDS encoding flavin monoamine oxidase family protein, with the protein MNRKEFIAACGLFGISLPFQSVIQACSNDDETSITAGSFNGAVLIIGAGAAGMATAYLLQQQGIEYRILEADVSYGGRFRTNTSFTDFPISLGAEWLHVSESELPAIVNDGSVQINTMTQRYSASDTYGYFSNGELNVAEVGNEINSVIDQKFRNSSWFDFFEAYIVPSIRNKMQFNTEIVSIDYSGSKVTARDTQGLAYEADKLVLTVPLKILQLGKIDFTPSLPNTKQRAIAQANIWGGIKIFLKFSEKFYPTFLEFDDSETNEGQRIYYDASYAQNTSENILGLFAVGKQAEPYQNVNGEALRNYVLNELDIIFNGKASETFQDILVQNWNEQPFARAAYLADVASSSTSRAMAKSINGKLYFAGDSYTEEDDWSAVHVAARSARNAVRELIR; encoded by the coding sequence ATGAATAGAAAAGAGTTTATTGCAGCCTGTGGTTTATTCGGCATCTCATTGCCTTTTCAATCCGTAATCCAAGCCTGTTCCAATGATGATGAAACATCGATAACCGCGGGTAGTTTTAATGGTGCTGTCCTGATTATTGGTGCTGGGGCCGCAGGTATGGCAACGGCTTATTTGTTACAACAACAGGGTATCGAGTACCGAATTTTGGAAGCGGACGTTTCCTATGGTGGGCGTTTTCGTACCAATACCTCCTTTACGGATTTTCCGATTTCCTTAGGAGCGGAATGGCTTCACGTTTCGGAATCAGAGCTGCCAGCAATTGTAAATGATGGTTCGGTACAAATCAATACAATGACCCAACGCTATTCTGCTTCGGATACTTATGGATATTTCAGCAATGGGGAACTGAACGTTGCTGAAGTTGGAAATGAAATCAACAGTGTTATCGACCAAAAATTTAGAAATTCCTCGTGGTTCGATTTTTTTGAGGCGTATATCGTTCCCAGTATCCGCAATAAGATGCAGTTTAACACCGAAATTGTTTCCATTGATTATTCGGGCAGCAAAGTTACGGCCCGCGACACACAGGGTTTAGCCTACGAAGCGGATAAGTTGGTACTCACCGTTCCCTTAAAAATTTTGCAGTTGGGCAAAATTGACTTTACCCCGTCTTTGCCGAACACTAAACAACGAGCCATAGCCCAGGCAAATATTTGGGGAGGTATCAAAATCTTTTTGAAGTTTTCGGAGAAATTCTATCCTACGTTCCTGGAGTTTGATGATAGCGAGACCAACGAGGGGCAACGCATCTATTATGATGCCTCCTATGCACAGAACACATCGGAAAATATTTTGGGGCTATTTGCTGTGGGAAAACAAGCCGAGCCTTACCAAAATGTAAATGGGGAAGCCCTAAGAAACTATGTTTTAAATGAATTGGATATCATTTTCAATGGGAAGGCCTCAGAAACTTTTCAGGACATCCTGGTGCAGAACTGGAACGAACAGCCCTTTGCCCGTGCCGCTTATTTGGCCGATGTAGCATCAAGTTCCACATCTAGGGCCATGGCCAAATCAATCAATGGCAAACTGTATTTTGCTGGGGATTCCTATACCGAGGAAGACGATTGGAGTGCAGTCCACGTTGCGGCCCGTTCTGCCCGGAATGCTGTTCGCGAACTGATTCGCTGA
- a CDS encoding VIT1/CCC1 transporter family protein, protein MATPIHNEDQIHKKSGGFKRFEKYLGEFVYGGIDGCVTTFAVVAGSVGAGLDSAIIIILGFANLLADGFAMSVGAYLSTKSEQDNYNKHKQVEYWEVENLPELEKEEIREIYAAKGFKGALLDQVVEVLTRDKEVWVNTMMKEELEMIKEERSPFWIGATTYMSFILIGVIPLFIYVVDYISPLDKNLFLISSILTAIGFILIGWLKTYVNQTPILKGILETLVLGGIAAVVAYFVGDFLEQLIVG, encoded by the coding sequence ATGGCAACACCCATACACAACGAAGATCAAATCCATAAAAAGTCGGGGGGGTTCAAACGTTTTGAAAAGTATCTCGGGGAATTTGTCTATGGCGGTATTGACGGCTGCGTAACCACCTTTGCCGTGGTAGCCGGATCTGTTGGAGCCGGACTGGACAGTGCCATTATCATCATTTTAGGGTTTGCGAACTTATTGGCGGATGGATTTGCCATGTCCGTTGGGGCCTACCTCTCCACCAAATCGGAACAGGACAATTACAACAAGCACAAACAGGTGGAATATTGGGAAGTGGAGAACCTTCCAGAGCTTGAAAAAGAGGAAATTCGCGAAATCTATGCCGCCAAGGGTTTTAAAGGGGCGTTATTGGATCAAGTGGTGGAAGTACTAACACGCGACAAGGAGGTTTGGGTAAACACCATGATGAAGGAAGAGTTGGAAATGATTAAGGAAGAACGCTCACCCTTTTGGATTGGGGCAACCACCTATATGTCCTTTATCTTGATCGGTGTAATCCCCTTGTTCATTTATGTGGTGGATTACATCTCTCCACTGGATAAAAACCTATTTCTGATCTCCTCCATTTTAACCGCAATCGGTTTTATACTCATTGGATGGTTAAAGACCTATGTAAATCAAACCCCGATACTCAAAGGAATTTTGGAAACCCTTGTTTTGGGGGGAATCGCAGCAGTGGTGGCCTATTTTGTGGGTGACTTTTTGGAACAATTGATCGTTGGATAA